The Elaeis guineensis isolate ETL-2024a chromosome 14, EG11, whole genome shotgun sequence genome has a segment encoding these proteins:
- the LOC105057179 gene encoding transcription factor bHLH61, whose product MVSREHKRASLHDKLQLLRSITNSHALSKTSIIIDASKYIAELKQKVERLNQEIACVRNVVEENPLPVVTVETLKKGFLINVFSEKRCPGLLVSILEAFEELGLDVMEARASCTDMFRLEAVGGENQIKSLDAQVVKQAVLQAIKSCSEGSEQE is encoded by the exons atggTCTCTAGGGAGCACAAGAGAGCTTCTCTGCATGACAAGCTGCAGCTCCTTCGCTCGATTACAAACTCTCATGCA CTAAGTAAAACATCAATCATAATAGATGCATCAAAATACATTGCGGAGCTGAAGCAGAAGGTCGAAAGATTGAATCAAGAGATTGCATGCGTGCGGAATGTTGTTGAAGAAAACCCTTTGCCTGTG GTCACAGTCGAAACCCTAAAAAAGGGTTTCCTCATCAATGTGTTCTCAGAGAAGAGATGCCCAGGATTGCTTGTCTCTATTCTGGAGGCCTTTGAGGAGTTGGGCCTCGATGTTATGGAAGCTAGGGCTTCTTGCACTGACATGTTCCGTCTAGAGGCAGTTGGAGGAGAA AATCAAATCAAAAGTCTGGATGCGCAAGTGGTAAAACAAGCAGTGCTGCAAGCCATCAAGAGTTGCTCCGAAGGTAGCGAGCAAGAGTAA